In one window of Haemophilus parainfluenzae DNA:
- the hinT gene encoding purine nucleoside phosphoramidase, whose protein sequence is MAQETIFSKIIRKEIPANIVYQDELVTAFRDISPQAKTHILIIPNKVIPTVNDVTEQDEVTLGRLFTVAAKIAKEEGIAEDGYRLIVNCNKHGGQEVFHIHMHLVGGEPLGRMLAK, encoded by the coding sequence ATGGCTCAAGAAACCATTTTCAGCAAAATTATTCGCAAAGAAATTCCCGCCAATATTGTTTATCAAGATGAATTAGTGACCGCATTCCGAGATATTTCACCTCAGGCGAAAACTCATATTTTGATTATCCCAAATAAAGTCATTCCAACGGTTAATGATGTGACAGAACAAGATGAAGTCACCTTAGGTCGCTTATTTACAGTCGCGGCTAAAATTGCTAAAGAAGAAGGCATTGCCGAAGACGGTTATCGTTTGATTGTGAATTGTAATAAACACGGTGGACAAGAAGTATTCCATATTCATATGCATCTTGTTGGTGGTGAACCTTTAGGTAGAATGTTGGCGAAATAA
- a CDS encoding manganese efflux pump MntP family protein, with product MTFHMLWVIALGLSMDAFAVSISKGLVMCAFRWKQALAIACCFELFQGIMPVISYVIGLQFSQMIQNWDHWIAFVLFALIGVNMIRERLSSDDELAPSLISLKHLLTLDVATSIDALAISVSFAFLSVDILLAVFIISLTTFVIAFIGVKSGHFLGKKFKSKAEIFGGLVLLVMAEKILHEHGVF from the coding sequence CTTTCGATGGATGCCTTTGCCGTATCCATCTCTAAAGGCTTAGTAATGTGCGCTTTTCGATGGAAACAAGCATTAGCTATTGCATGTTGCTTTGAGTTATTTCAAGGCATTATGCCTGTGATAAGCTATGTTATCGGGCTGCAATTTAGTCAGATGATTCAAAATTGGGATCATTGGATTGCCTTTGTTTTGTTTGCTCTCATCGGTGTGAATATGATTCGAGAAAGACTTAGCTCGGATGATGAACTCGCTCCCTCATTGATTAGTTTAAAACACTTGCTAACACTTGATGTGGCAACGAGTATTGATGCGTTAGCCATCAGTGTCTCTTTTGCTTTTCTTTCCGTGGACATTTTATTGGCTGTCTTCATCATAAGTTTAACAACCTTTGTCATCGCTTTTATTGGTGTAAAGAGCGGTCATTTTTTAGGGAAAAAATTCAAAAGCAAAGCAGAGATTTTTGGCGGTTTAGTGTTATTAGTCATGGCTGAGAAAATCCTACACGAACATGGTGTTTTTTAA
- the arsB gene encoding ACR3 family arsenite efflux transporter: MKKINGISFFEKNLTFWVLICMVIGIFIGKYFPTIPDWLGKFEFYNVSIPTTILLWIMIYPMMLKIDFKSIKNIGKNPKGLFITWFVNWIIKPLTMYLIASLFFFIIYKGFINKELASEYLAGAVLLGAAPCTAMVFVWSKLTRGDSGYTLVQVASNDLIILIAYIPIVSFLLKVGDINIPWGTLLLSIVLFIVVPLILSMVTRSIIIKNKGEDYLNKAFIPAFDKYTTMGLLLTLIIIFSFQGQKILDQPLNIILIAIPLIIQTLFIFAITFFMAYLVKLPYSIAAPCGMIGASNFFELSVAVSISLFGLVSGATLTTVVGVLVEVPVMLALVKFANSMENKFNR, from the coding sequence ATGAAGAAAATAAATGGAATTAGTTTTTTTGAGAAAAACCTGACTTTTTGGGTGTTAATTTGTATGGTAATAGGCATATTTATTGGGAAATATTTTCCTACTATTCCAGATTGGTTAGGAAAATTTGAGTTCTACAACGTGTCTATACCAACAACAATTTTACTTTGGATAATGATTTATCCAATGATGTTGAAAATTGATTTTAAAAGTATAAAAAACATAGGAAAAAATCCTAAAGGTCTATTTATTACATGGTTTGTAAATTGGATCATTAAGCCACTCACCATGTATTTAATCGCTTCCTTATTTTTCTTTATTATTTATAAAGGATTTATTAATAAGGAATTGGCATCAGAATATTTAGCTGGGGCGGTTTTACTCGGCGCTGCACCATGTACCGCAATGGTATTTGTATGGAGCAAGTTAACAAGAGGTGATAGTGGTTATACCTTAGTACAGGTAGCGAGTAACGACTTAATTATTTTGATTGCATATATACCAATTGTGAGCTTCTTATTAAAGGTTGGAGATATAAATATTCCATGGGGAACACTTTTATTGTCTATTGTATTATTTATTGTTGTTCCTCTTATTTTAAGCATGGTAACTAGAAGTATAATCATTAAAAATAAAGGGGAAGACTACCTAAATAAAGCTTTTATCCCTGCATTTGATAAATACACTACGATGGGATTATTGTTGACGTTAATTATAATATTTTCATTTCAAGGACAGAAGATATTGGATCAGCCACTAAATATTATCCTTATTGCAATTCCTTTGATAATTCAAACTTTGTTTATATTTGCAATAACATTTTTCATGGCATATTTAGTAAAGCTACCATATTCAATTGCAGCGCCATGTGGCATGATTGGTGCATCTAACTTTTTTGAGCTGTCCGTTGCAGTTTCTATATCCCTATTTGGGCTAGTATCAGGAGCTACGCTAACAACTGTAGTAGGTGTTCTGGTTGAAGTTCCTGTTATGTTAGCCTTGGTAAAGTTTGCCAATTCTATGGAAAATAAATTTAATCGTTGA
- the ppiD gene encoding peptidylprolyl isomerase — protein MLIEKMHGIAHSFIGKAIFALIPVSFLIGGMSGYLYSSNDSFAAKVNGETISQQDFLNRYNQEFEARAQQEGESFLAKTDSVEFVTALRQNLIQRLVDQELIRQYAKELKLGVSDDMIKRAIVSDPNLQSNGKFDNTRYQQLLTQNGLTSDTYAAILRNALTLEQMQNGLADSEFVVPAQVKDSAQTFFQKRIARLATLPLADEVAKQKVTEEEIKAYYDANAKSLVQPEQAKVQYIRVSANELGKLQPVTETQIAQYYQENKAQFISQKLAHIQLATEKEADAVYQELQKGADFAELAKAKSVDKLSGAQGGELGWVKDNELPKNFEDAALLLNVGQYSTPVNVDGAYHIILVQDRKERTLGEVKEQIADTVRKNLAGSRFQAVEKAVRAKAAESSDSLAAVAEAAGVKVEETDYFGKNNVPAALNFPNVTSAIFESDISNGGANSEPLIVGENEFVVVRVVDHKAEGLQSLDEAKSTIEQFLKREKADKVLAEKAEQAVKALSAELTKLPAGIRFGDPQTFTLVDNKDPVLYEGVFAIAKPQDGKAAYQVARNSKGDVVVVALERVEEPTLNEQELARFSTQLVRARQGELQGQLMQALREKAQIEINTSFINQDDSEEGAAH, from the coding sequence ATGTTAATTGAAAAAATGCATGGCATCGCCCATAGCTTTATCGGAAAAGCGATCTTTGCTTTAATTCCAGTTTCATTTTTGATTGGTGGGATGTCAGGTTATCTGTATAGCAGTAATGATAGTTTTGCGGCAAAAGTAAATGGCGAAACCATCTCTCAACAAGATTTCTTAAATCGTTATAACCAAGAGTTTGAAGCGCGAGCACAACAAGAAGGCGAGAGTTTCTTAGCGAAAACTGACTCTGTGGAATTTGTGACAGCACTTCGTCAAAATTTAATTCAACGTTTAGTAGATCAAGAATTAATTCGTCAATACGCGAAAGAATTAAAATTAGGTGTTAGCGATGACATGATCAAACGTGCGATTGTAAGCGATCCTAATTTACAATCTAACGGTAAATTTGATAACACTCGTTATCAACAATTATTGACTCAAAATGGTTTAACGTCAGATACTTATGCAGCTATTTTACGTAATGCATTAACACTTGAACAAATGCAAAACGGTTTGGCTGACAGTGAATTTGTTGTGCCGGCTCAAGTAAAAGATAGTGCCCAAACCTTTTTCCAAAAACGTATCGCTCGTCTTGCAACCCTTCCATTAGCCGATGAAGTGGCAAAACAAAAGGTGACAGAAGAAGAAATTAAAGCGTATTACGATGCGAATGCGAAATCACTTGTTCAACCTGAACAGGCGAAAGTGCAATATATTCGCGTTTCAGCGAATGAATTAGGTAAATTACAACCTGTCACTGAAACACAAATTGCGCAATATTATCAAGAAAATAAAGCGCAATTTATTAGCCAAAAATTAGCACATATCCAATTAGCCACTGAGAAAGAAGCGGATGCGGTTTATCAAGAACTGCAAAAAGGCGCTGATTTTGCTGAGTTAGCAAAAGCGAAATCTGTGGACAAACTTTCTGGTGCACAAGGCGGTGAATTAGGTTGGGTAAAAGACAACGAATTACCGAAAAACTTTGAAGATGCAGCATTATTATTAAATGTTGGTCAATATAGTACACCAGTTAATGTGGATGGGGCTTACCATATTATTTTAGTGCAAGATCGTAAAGAACGTACTTTAGGCGAAGTAAAAGAGCAAATTGCGGATACCGTACGTAAAAATCTAGCAGGAAGTCGTTTCCAAGCGGTAGAAAAAGCGGTTCGTGCAAAAGCGGCAGAAAGCAGTGATTCTTTAGCTGCGGTAGCAGAAGCAGCAGGCGTGAAAGTCGAAGAAACAGATTATTTTGGTAAAAATAATGTCCCTGCGGCATTAAATTTCCCAAATGTGACTTCTGCCATTTTTGAATCAGATATTTCAAACGGCGGTGCAAATTCTGAGCCATTAATTGTTGGTGAAAATGAATTTGTTGTAGTACGTGTCGTTGATCATAAAGCTGAAGGTTTACAAAGCCTTGATGAAGCTAAATCAACGATTGAGCAATTCTTAAAACGTGAAAAAGCCGATAAAGTATTAGCTGAAAAAGCAGAGCAAGCCGTTAAAGCGCTATCTGCCGAACTAACCAAATTACCTGCCGGTATTCGTTTTGGTGACCCACAAACCTTTACGTTAGTGGATAATAAAGATCCAGTGCTTTATGAAGGTGTATTTGCTATTGCAAAACCACAAGATGGCAAAGCGGCTTATCAAGTTGCTCGTAACAGCAAAGGTGATGTGGTTGTGGTTGCCCTTGAACGTGTAGAAGAACCTACTTTAAATGAGCAAGAGTTAGCGAGATTTAGCACTCAACTTGTTCGTGCACGTCAAGGCGAATTGCAAGGACAGTTAATGCAAGCATTGCGTGAAAAAGCACAAATCGAGATTAATACCAGCTTTATTAATCAAGATGATTCAGAAGAAGGTGCGGCTCACTAA
- the rlmC gene encoding 23S rRNA (uracil(747)-C(5))-methyltransferase RlmC — MIDCHHYKKGDCRSCQWLEMPYEQQLAKKEEHLKQQLAKLDCDDLIWHPPFYSSESAFRNKAKMVASGAVEHPILGILQDPNDPQSAVDLCDCPLYPQRFAELFPILKDFIGRAGLVPYNVAKQKGELKYILLTESQHTKKLMLRFVLRSETKLPLIQREFAGLLEKLPQLEVVSVNIQPQHAAILEGEKEIFLTDQHTLSESFNGIPLFIRPQGFFQTNPLVAQGLYATAQDWVQDLPITKLWDLFCGVGGFGLHCAKALQDKHQQEVELTGIEISPSAIQAATQSAQVLGLNNVKFQSLDAANFALTQDENKPDLVIVNPPRRGIGKELAEFLNEMQPHFILYSSCNAISMGKDLQHLTNYKLTQIQLFDMFPHTAHYETLALLSKLNVDEHISV, encoded by the coding sequence ATGATTGATTGCCATCATTATAAAAAAGGCGATTGCCGTTCTTGTCAATGGCTTGAAATGCCTTATGAACAGCAACTTGCCAAGAAAGAAGAGCATCTAAAACAACAACTTGCCAAATTAGATTGTGATGATTTAATTTGGCATCCGCCTTTTTATTCCTCTGAGTCAGCTTTTCGTAATAAAGCTAAAATGGTTGCGAGTGGCGCGGTGGAACATCCCATTTTAGGTATTTTACAAGACCCGAATGATCCACAAAGTGCGGTAGATTTATGTGATTGTCCGCTTTATCCACAACGCTTTGCTGAACTCTTTCCGATTCTAAAGGATTTTATTGGACGCGCGGGTTTAGTCCCTTATAACGTAGCGAAACAAAAAGGTGAACTGAAATATATTCTGCTTACAGAAAGCCAACATACAAAAAAATTGATGTTGCGTTTTGTATTGCGTTCAGAAACTAAGTTGCCTTTAATTCAACGTGAATTTGCAGGGCTATTGGAAAAATTACCACAACTTGAAGTGGTGAGCGTGAATATCCAACCTCAACATGCCGCAATTTTAGAAGGTGAGAAAGAAATCTTTTTAACGGACCAGCACACCTTATCAGAAAGCTTTAACGGTATTCCGTTGTTTATTCGACCTCAAGGTTTCTTCCAAACGAATCCACTTGTAGCACAAGGGCTATATGCAACGGCACAAGATTGGGTGCAAGATTTGCCGATTACTAAACTTTGGGATCTCTTTTGTGGCGTTGGAGGGTTTGGTCTGCATTGTGCCAAAGCTTTACAGGATAAACATCAACAAGAAGTAGAATTGACGGGGATTGAAATTTCGCCATCTGCTATTCAAGCAGCGACTCAATCCGCTCAGGTGTTAGGGCTAAACAACGTTAAATTCCAATCTTTGGATGCGGCTAATTTTGCTTTAACACAAGATGAAAATAAACCCGATTTGGTGATCGTCAATCCGCCTCGTCGAGGTATCGGAAAGGAACTCGCTGAGTTTCTCAATGAAATGCAACCGCACTTTATTCTTTATTCCAGCTGTAACGCAATTTCTATGGGAAAAGATTTGCAGCATCTAACCAATTATAAACTTACTCAAATTCAATTATTTGATATGTTCCCGCATACAGCGCATTATGAGACGCTAGCATTATTGTCCAAACTTAATGTCGATGAACATATAAGTGTTTAA
- the nagZ gene encoding beta-N-acetylhexosaminidase encodes MSTLLIDLECHELKQEEVELLEHPLVAGLILFTCNFYDRQQVQALIKSIRQRVKKPLLITVDQEGGRVQRFREGFTQLPAMQAFAALVKDSAQQQQIAKEAGWQMAAEMVALDIDLSFAPVLDLGHECRAIGDRSFGSDVKSAVNLAAAFIDGMHQAGMATTGKHFPGHGHVLADSHLETPYDERAKEVIFNHDILPFQQFIQQSKLDAIMPAHVIYTQCDSQPASGSSYWLKEILRKQLGFQGAIFSDDLGMKGAGFMGDFVARSEKALNAGCDLLLLCNEREGVIQVLDKLKLEETTAHFAARQARLKSLFKQKSFDWSELTKTSRWVENHQKLTALQQEWRASK; translated from the coding sequence ATGTCCACATTATTAATTGACCTTGAATGTCATGAGCTCAAACAAGAAGAAGTTGAATTACTGGAACATCCTTTAGTTGCTGGTTTGATTTTATTTACCTGCAATTTTTATGATCGTCAGCAAGTTCAAGCACTAATTAAATCCATTCGCCAGAGAGTAAAAAAGCCTTTATTGATCACGGTTGATCAAGAAGGTGGGCGCGTGCAACGTTTCCGTGAAGGTTTCACTCAGCTCCCCGCAATGCAGGCTTTTGCGGCATTAGTTAAGGATTCAGCTCAGCAACAGCAAATAGCAAAAGAAGCGGGCTGGCAAATGGCGGCTGAAATGGTGGCGTTAGATATTGATTTGAGTTTTGCTCCTGTGTTGGATTTGGGGCATGAATGTCGTGCGATTGGCGATCGTAGTTTTGGCAGTGATGTAAAAAGTGCGGTCAATTTAGCAGCAGCTTTTATTGATGGTATGCACCAAGCAGGCATGGCAACAACAGGAAAACATTTCCCAGGACACGGCCATGTTTTAGCCGATTCTCATCTTGAAACGCCTTATGATGAGCGTGCAAAAGAAGTGATTTTTAATCATGATATTTTGCCATTCCAGCAATTCATTCAACAGAGTAAGCTTGATGCGATTATGCCGGCTCACGTGATTTATACACAATGTGATAGCCAGCCAGCAAGCGGTTCGAGTTATTGGTTAAAAGAGATTTTGCGTAAACAGTTGGGCTTCCAGGGGGCGATTTTCTCTGATGATTTAGGCATGAAAGGCGCAGGCTTTATGGGCGATTTTGTGGCTCGCAGTGAAAAAGCCTTGAATGCTGGTTGTGACTTATTATTGCTTTGTAATGAACGAGAAGGTGTCATTCAAGTGCTTGATAAGCTTAAGTTAGAGGAAACAACGGCGCATTTTGCAGCACGCCAAGCTCGCTTGAAATCGCTCTTTAAACAGAAATCCTTTGATTGGTCAGAACTCACCAAAACTTCACGTTGGGTTGAAAATCATCAAAAACTGACCGCACTTCAACAAGAGTGGCGTGCTTCTAAATGA
- a CDS encoding ArsR/SmtB family transcription factor → MNRDLVKTAKIFKAFSVAIRLEILDLLKNGEECACVLLEKLDLTQSGLSYHMKILTESGIVIAREEGKWVYYTISDQGRQKIIQMFLSSTARN, encoded by the coding sequence ATGAACAGAGATTTAGTAAAAACTGCAAAGATATTTAAAGCCTTTTCAGTGGCTATTCGCCTAGAGATATTAGATTTATTAAAAAATGGGGAAGAATGTGCCTGTGTTTTACTAGAAAAGCTAGATTTAACACAATCAGGCTTGTCATATCATATGAAAATATTGACAGAGTCAGGAATTGTTATAGCAAGAGAAGAAGGCAAGTGGGTTTACTACACGATATCTGATCAAGGAAGACAAAAAATAATACAGATGTTTTTATCATCTACAGCAAGAAATTAG